Within the Zea mays cultivar B73 chromosome 10, Zm-B73-REFERENCE-NAM-5.0, whole genome shotgun sequence genome, the region TGCCGGAAGCATCAGCGATAGCAGCTGGGCCAGCAGGTGCAGGCTGTGAGCCACTACTAGTGGAGTCCTCCACACCCGTTGCTACCTCGCTTGTCTGGGCAGTGAAAGCAGCAGTGGCTCCTAAATCGGTGTTAGTTTCGTTAGACTTGTCATCAGTGCTGTGGCCAGGGCTGTTCAGGAGGGGCTCTTCCTTGGCGAAAGAAGGGCGCCTGGATCCTTCCTCGAGGAGAGAATCAAGTGTCACGGTGGGCTTCTGATGCCCGTTTTCATCAGATGGGTCCTTCTGGGGCAGCAAAGCATCCTCTGGGGTCGACTCCTCTCTATCCTTGAGGGTCTTTTGTACCAGCATCTTGAGAAAATTCATCACTTGGACTGCATACATCAGTGCAGTCAAAGGATCTGCCATCTGCATTGTAAGCGTGCTATAGTTAGCATCATTGtgatgggtgaagtatatattgaTAGTTTGCTAATCGCTATCGTATCAGCACAATGCAATACCTGAGTCATATTTGGTGCGAAGACCATAGCAATATTGCGATCGTTCATCTTGTTTATGTGTTCTTCTTGGACTACGTCGGCCATCAGATTCACAGCCCAGTCAAGCAAAGCTGCTTCAGCTGGTGGAAGGCATTTCGCTACGCGAGCACAGTCCTCTTCAGATTGGCATTGCATCACCTGTTCAGGTGGGATAGGGTCCAGTACACCCCTCGGCATTTCTCTAAACCAGGCCTgaaaaaaaatgaaaatttaaattGGATGAAAACATACTTTTTGTCTTGCCAAGAAGTGACTAGCTAGCGAGCAAAAAAAAAACAACGTGCGGGGGTAAGAAAAAGACCTTCTCATACAGACCAAGAAAACCTCCAAACCTCTACCCCACCCTTACACAACGAcaccgtagcccatgtgagaacgactgGGACCGGGACCAAACCTTAGACCTATGCCGAGTCGAACTCAAGACCAAAGGAATGTTACCCAGAACACCTAACCAACTCAACTAGAGGCCGTTATGTCAAATAAGTTGTCCAACCATGCTCAAAAAACAAGATGACCAAAGTCCTTGACATCTCCAAAAGTAAGATCATGATCTACAACGAATACTGCTAAATGGCATGATCACAGACCACAATCACAAAAAAAAGTGAGGCAATATCACTGTACAAGTAAAAAGAGATGGGATTGTGAAGTCTGGATTCTCTGGCAGGCGTTGACATGCAATTCCACCAAAAAAAAGGTAAGCACGGTCATTTAATAACTCTCTAATTACTAAACAGGTGATTAAGAAAAAGATGCTTCCAATAGAATGATTATGATTGTATAAGCTACATGAAAGAAATTAGCTTACTTTAATTAGACCTGCCAAACAGTGGACATCAATGCCATCTGGAACAATTCCACTATTTAGTTGGTCTCTCACAAACTCTTCCTGGCTATTTTCTGCATTTATACGGAAGATACCTTCTGCCTGACAGTACAAAATAAGGAAACACTTATTTGATCAGAAATAAGGCTTCCAAACACTGACGGCAACAGACTAAGAATCATAGGATGATAGGAGATCATAAAAGACACACCTGAAGACCACCCTGTTCATAAAGGCGTCTCTGCATCATCAAAAGGATGGTTGGGACACTGTTTCCTCGGGAATCATAGGAACACTGCATTGATTCTGTTGAAACACCGAAGACACTTGCACTGCATATCACGTTTTAATCAGCCAATGAACAGGATTTGCCAAAGTAAACTTGTGATGGAAGTAACAATTATGTTTTCATAAAATGCATATTAGCACTGAAAAACGAGAAAAATAGATGTGACTTTCAAGGTTAAGGATATGTTTACATGAACACAAGAACGGTCCTTCAATAATTCAAATTGTAAATGCATATGGTGCCAAGAATATGTCCAATTATCAGGTGATTTTTATTGATCATATATTAGCAATCCTTGAGTTTGAAGATTAGGTGTTAGGTGTTTGTGCCACTTTATCTTCTTTTGGAGCACTAGGCTCCCGTCCTCCTATAAAGGAGAACTAATATAGAACCCCTTTTTAATTCTTT harbors:
- the LOC100279404 gene encoding Rho GTPase-activating protein 1 (The RefSeq protein has 1 substitution compared to this genomic sequence), with amino-acid sequence MTEVALLRGPTNLASTASRAPASPSPSPSSSLRYLANADSDVLQGSDSPERTAGSAGSRRLLELRGQEAAEEEEERWSFLALLFELLRKSLLGCRTVGGGEGEHGGCGMEIGLPTDVQHVAHVTFDRFHGFLGLPVEFEPEVPRRAPSASASVFGVSTESMQCSYDSRGNSVPTILLMMQRRLYEQGGLQAEGIFRINAENSQEEFVRDQLNSGIVPDGIDVHCLAGLIKAWFREMPRGVLDPIPPEQVMQCQSEEDCARVAKCLPPAEAALLDWAVNLMADVVQEEHINKMNDRNIAMVFAPNMTQMADPLTALMYAVQVMNFLKMLVQKTLKDREESTPEDALLPQKDPSDENGHQKPTVTLDSLLEEGSRRPSFAKEEPLLNSPGHSTDDKSNETNTDLGATAAFTAQTSEVATGVEDSTSSGSQPAPAGPAAIADASGTTATNSLQAGKGSRSLNRRRTRKGKGQSGTRTTPAAEKSRGASIVSRINSRVDRIEAWR